The Haloferax volcanii DS2 DNA segment CCGACCGCACCCCTCGCGGGTCGAGTCTGCCATGCGCCGCGCTTCGGAACCTTCACGAATAAACCTTGGTTTCCGGGCGGGTCGCGACGGGCTTATACGGTCGAACGTGTTGCTCCGTCTCATGGGATATCGCGTCGTGGACGCAACCGCCGTCGAGCCCGCCGACGACCGCCCGTGCGAACTCCGCCGCATCGGCGGCGAGGCCGGCTTGGAGACCGTCGCGCTCAACCGCTTCCGGGCCGCCCCCGGCGAGCAGGTGCCGCTTTCGTACCACTACCACACAGAACAGGAGGAGGCGTTCTACGTCCTCTCGGGCACGCTGTTCGTCGAGACGCCCGACGAGACGTTCGAAGTCGGCGCTGACGGCCTGTTCGTCGCTGACCCCGAGAGCCCCCACCGGGCGTACAACCCCGAGGACGCCGCGGAGCCGGTCGAACTGCTCGCGCTCGGCTCGCCGGCCGTGTCGGGCGATGCCGTGCCCTACGACTCCGACGAGGAAT contains these protein-coding regions:
- a CDS encoding cupin domain-containing protein produces the protein MGYRVVDATAVEPADDRPCELRRIGGEAGLETVALNRFRAAPGEQVPLSYHYHTEQEEAFYVLSGTLFVETPDETFEVGADGLFVADPESPHRAYNPEDAAEPVELLALGSPAVSGDAVPYDSDEE